A genomic region of Exiguobacterium sp. Helios contains the following coding sequences:
- a CDS encoding AmiS/UreI family transporter, which produces MGNVSLLFGGVALFLNSLSLFGKVDLKSAGLFSLLTGLLQTFIATWLVIGAAGDPALTFGYASIYLFAFTYLYVGITFLFGLDGSGVGWFSLFVAISALFYAGVSFSTGDFMGGATWLFWVILWGLFFLGMGLNISIDALTARVAIVLSWLTLIVPALVGLRFGTNGASYQLIWSAAAIMTVLYFIYAAVKFLPVRTIVRSKN; this is translated from the coding sequence GTGGGAAATGTAAGTTTGTTATTCGGAGGCGTCGCCCTCTTTTTAAATAGTCTGTCGCTGTTCGGTAAAGTCGATTTGAAGAGTGCAGGCCTGTTCAGTCTGTTGACCGGATTACTGCAGACGTTCATCGCGACCTGGCTCGTCATCGGGGCAGCCGGAGATCCGGCATTGACGTTCGGCTATGCGAGCATCTATTTATTTGCGTTTACGTACCTCTATGTCGGCATCACCTTTTTATTTGGTCTTGATGGGAGCGGCGTCGGCTGGTTCTCGCTGTTTGTCGCCATCTCCGCGCTGTTTTATGCAGGGGTCAGCTTTAGTACCGGCGATTTCATGGGTGGTGCGACGTGGTTATTTTGGGTCATCCTGTGGGGATTATTTTTCCTCGGGATGGGATTAAACATCAGCATCGATGCTCTGACGGCACGGGTTGCGATTGTCCTCAGCTGGCTGACGCTAATCGTTCCGGCTCTCGTCGGACTGCGGTTCGGGACGAACGGTGCCAGCTACCAGCTCATCTGGAGTGCAGCCGCTATCATGACGGTCTTGTATTTCATCTATGCGGCCGTTAAGTTCCTTCCTGTCCGGACGATTGTCCGTTCGAAAAACTAA
- a CDS encoding nucleotide sugar dehydrogenase: MNKAVKHIVDTTAAETRSLPIANRSIAVVGLGYVGLPVAVAFGEKTEVVGFDIKEQRVAELKEGIDATLELSPFVLKNADVEYVTDATALGVSDFIIIAVPTPINAQNQPDLTPLLRASHLVGRQLNKGDIVVYESTVYPGATEEDCIPVLEEASGLRAGIDFFVGYSPERINPGDHEHTFKTIKKIVSAQNQETLDIVAEVYEAVVEAGVHRASSIKVAEAAKIIENTQRDLNIALMNELAIIFDRMNIDTLEVLEAAGTKWNFLPFRPGLVGGHCIGVDPFYLTMKAESLGYHPEVILAGRRINDTMGRFIATSLVKNLIKQNMPVLGARVTVLGLSFKENVSDIRNSKVANLVKEIEEFGIEVQVTDRLVEKGDAKREYGIDLVDMADLKPADVVIFAVSHEEYVEGNWLLAQHLLKVGRGIVIDIKGMLEPAEKPEGVHLWRL, translated from the coding sequence ATGAACAAGGCAGTCAAACACATCGTAGATACGACAGCAGCCGAAACACGATCACTCCCCATCGCCAACCGTTCGATTGCCGTCGTCGGTCTCGGATATGTCGGTCTTCCCGTCGCCGTCGCCTTTGGCGAAAAAACGGAAGTCGTCGGCTTTGACATCAAAGAACAGCGGGTCGCCGAACTGAAAGAGGGCATCGACGCAACGCTTGAACTCAGTCCGTTCGTCCTCAAAAATGCCGACGTCGAATACGTGACGGACGCAACAGCACTTGGTGTGAGTGATTTCATCATCATCGCCGTCCCGACACCGATCAACGCCCAAAATCAACCGGATTTGACACCGCTTCTGCGCGCTTCACACCTCGTCGGACGCCAACTCAACAAAGGCGATATCGTCGTCTACGAGTCGACGGTCTATCCGGGAGCGACGGAGGAAGATTGTATTCCGGTCCTTGAAGAAGCATCCGGTCTGCGGGCCGGGATCGACTTCTTCGTCGGTTACTCGCCGGAGCGGATCAATCCCGGTGATCATGAGCATACATTCAAGACGATCAAAAAAATCGTCTCAGCCCAAAATCAAGAAACACTCGATATCGTTGCTGAAGTCTACGAAGCGGTCGTCGAAGCCGGCGTCCACCGGGCGTCCTCGATCAAAGTCGCCGAGGCGGCAAAAATCATCGAGAACACGCAACGCGACTTGAACATCGCGCTAATGAACGAACTGGCGATCATCTTCGACCGGATGAACATCGATACGCTTGAGGTTCTCGAAGCCGCCGGAACGAAGTGGAACTTCTTACCGTTCCGTCCGGGACTCGTCGGTGGTCATTGCATCGGGGTTGATCCGTTCTACTTGACGATGAAGGCCGAGTCGCTCGGTTACCATCCGGAAGTCATCCTGGCCGGACGCCGGATCAACGATACGATGGGACGTTTCATCGCCACCTCGCTCGTAAAAAATCTGATCAAACAAAACATGCCGGTTCTCGGTGCGCGGGTGACGGTCCTCGGTCTATCGTTCAAGGAAAACGTCAGCGATATCCGGAACTCGAAAGTCGCGAACCTCGTCAAGGAAATCGAAGAATTCGGTATCGAAGTCCAGGTGACGGACCGCCTTGTCGAAAAAGGAGATGCCAAACGCGAATACGGAATCGATTTAGTTGATATGGCAGACTTGAAACCCGCCGACGTCGTCATCTTCGCCGTCTCGCACGAAGAATATGTCGAAGGCAACTGGCTGCTGGCGCAACATCTGCTCAAAGTCGGTCGCGGAATCGTCATCGATATCAAAGGGATGCTGGAACCGGCGGAAAAACCGGAAGGGGTGCATTTATGGCGACTTTAA
- a CDS encoding aminotransferase class I/II-fold pyridoxal phosphate-dependent enzyme, which produces MKHIPLSIPHLSGQEIRYVTEALETNWVAPLGPNVEAFEAAMKTYSGAAATLATSSGTAAIHLALATLDVTEGDDVFCQSLTFVASTNPIRYVGARPVLIDSEPETWNMSPAALRRAMIQAATRGRLPKAVIVVHLYGVVAKIEEIAAICEEYDVPLIEDAAESLGSTVNGRMTGTFGTFGIYSFNGNKIITTSGGGMLVSNDTRLIERAFYLATQARQPVLHYEHTEVGFNYRMSNVSAGIGRGQLEVIEERVEARRTIFNRYVRAFETVDTSHYQQEIEGSRANRWLTALTLPGGMEQRDMLIRQLQQKNIEARPAWKPMHLQPVYRDVPYITANEEDVSRRLFEEGICLPSASQMSFTDQALVIRFVRQGLVEDVRRNVQL; this is translated from the coding sequence ATGAAACACATCCCGTTATCAATCCCGCATCTCAGTGGTCAGGAAATACGTTATGTTACGGAAGCTTTGGAAACGAACTGGGTCGCGCCGCTCGGACCAAATGTCGAAGCATTCGAGGCGGCAATGAAAACGTACAGCGGTGCAGCAGCGACACTCGCAACAAGCAGCGGGACCGCAGCCATCCATTTAGCCTTGGCGACGCTCGACGTCACGGAAGGGGATGATGTCTTTTGCCAGTCGTTAACCTTTGTCGCCTCGACGAATCCGATCCGCTATGTCGGCGCAAGACCGGTTCTGATCGATTCCGAACCGGAAACGTGGAACATGTCACCGGCGGCACTGCGCCGGGCGATGATTCAAGCCGCGACCCGGGGACGCCTGCCGAAAGCCGTCATCGTCGTCCATCTGTACGGGGTCGTTGCGAAGATCGAGGAGATCGCCGCCATCTGTGAGGAGTATGATGTGCCGTTGATCGAGGACGCGGCAGAATCTCTCGGATCAACGGTCAACGGCCGGATGACGGGCACGTTCGGAACGTTCGGCATCTATTCGTTTAACGGTAATAAAATCATCACGACGTCGGGTGGCGGCATGCTGGTCTCAAATGACACCAGATTGATTGAGCGGGCCTTTTATCTCGCGACTCAAGCCCGTCAGCCCGTCTTACATTATGAACACACGGAAGTCGGCTTTAACTACCGGATGAGTAACGTCTCTGCCGGCATCGGACGCGGACAGCTGGAAGTGATCGAAGAGCGCGTCGAGGCACGGCGGACGATTTTTAATCGATACGTCCGGGCGTTCGAGACGGTCGATACCTCGCATTATCAACAGGAGATTGAAGGAAGCCGTGCAAACCGCTGGCTGACGGCACTGACGTTACCGGGCGGCATGGAACAACGGGATATGTTGATTCGGCAGTTGCAGCAAAAAAATATCGAGGCGCGTCCGGCCTGGAAACCGATGCATCTGCAACCCGTCTACCGGGATGTTCCGTATATCACGGCGAATGAGGAGGATGTCAGCCGCCGTCTGTTCGAGGAAGGAATCTGTTTACCGTCCGCTTCGCAAATGAGTTTTACGGATCAGGCACTCGTCATTCGTTTTGTTCGCCAGGGACTCGTTGAAGATGTTCGACGAAATGTTCAGTTATGA
- a CDS encoding sugar transferase, translating to MKRTFDFTVSLLAILVLLPVYAFVAVFVYTKLGRPIFFNQVRPGYKGELFKIYKFRTMSNETDADGKLLPDADRIPKSVEWIRRLSLDEIPQFFNILRGQMSFVGPRPLLVSYLNHYSKEQMTRHDVLPGLTGWAQIHGRNATTWQERLEQDQWYATHHTFRLDLYILWKTVKIVISSEGNSTDHQTGMGEFKGLDGGVHHDVAKQ from the coding sequence ATGAAACGGACATTCGATTTCACTGTCAGTCTACTCGCTATCCTCGTCCTGTTGCCGGTCTATGCCTTCGTCGCCGTATTCGTCTATACGAAGCTCGGACGACCGATTTTCTTTAATCAAGTCCGTCCGGGGTACAAAGGAGAACTGTTCAAGATTTATAAGTTCCGGACGATGTCGAACGAAACCGATGCGGACGGCAAGCTGTTACCGGATGCCGACCGGATTCCAAAATCGGTCGAATGGATCCGGCGCCTGAGTCTCGACGAGATCCCCCAGTTCTTTAACATCCTGCGGGGACAGATGAGTTTCGTCGGACCCCGTCCGCTGCTCGTCAGCTATTTGAACCATTACTCAAAAGAACAGATGACACGGCATGACGTCCTGCCGGGCTTGACCGGATGGGCGCAAATCCACGGGCGAAACGCGACGACCTGGCAGGAACGGTTGGAACAGGATCAATGGTATGCAACACACCATACGTTCCGACTCGATTTATATATTCTTTGGAAGACCGTCAAGATTGTCATTTCTTCAGAAGGGAATTCGACCGACCACCAGACGGGGATGGGTGAGTTCAAGGGACTCGATGGGGGTGTCCATCATGATGTCGCTAAGCAATGA
- a CDS encoding zinc ribbon domain-containing protein gives MERCSLCGTPLETEATACSYCKHPVLKKQRFDEELPVTPVKSSRHILSFIIVFALAVGSIGTWYALTQTDSARTTLAAPVQALPLSDWSDETSAYNQTYSSENPPASYDILKFVRQYTQTVPETANYSKATDTLETFSAIQFATLDAFQSEVGALRTIHAASDSPIPPRLQTVDFKGFVSKGDSYQVRTIETYQLPAGHQLVTYVVRYSVRLHTDHLQITHIVRTEVPA, from the coding sequence ATGGAACGTTGTTCACTTTGCGGAACACCATTGGAAACAGAAGCGACAGCATGTTCCTACTGCAAACATCCTGTCCTCAAAAAACAACGCTTCGATGAGGAATTACCGGTCACGCCGGTCAAATCCAGCCGTCACATCTTATCTTTCATTATCGTTTTCGCGTTAGCGGTTGGATCGATCGGGACATGGTATGCCTTGACGCAAACCGACTCAGCCCGCACGACGCTGGCGGCGCCCGTTCAAGCCTTACCTTTGTCGGATTGGTCCGATGAGACATCCGCCTACAATCAAACCTATTCGTCGGAAAACCCTCCGGCCTCTTACGATATCTTGAAGTTCGTCCGTCAATATACACAAACGGTTCCGGAAACGGCCAATTATTCAAAAGCGACGGATACACTGGAAACGTTCTCCGCCATCCAGTTCGCGACCTTGGATGCCTTTCAGTCAGAAGTCGGGGCGTTACGGACGATCCATGCCGCTTCCGACAGTCCGATTCCACCGCGCCTCCAGACAGTTGACTTTAAGGGGTTCGTCTCAAAAGGAGATTCCTATCAGGTAAGGACGATTGAAACGTATCAACTTCCTGCCGGTCATCAGCTCGTCACGTACGTTGTCCGTTACAGTGTTCGGTTACATACGGATCACCTGCAGATCACGCACATCGTCCGGACGGAGGTGCCCGCATGA
- a CDS encoding serine hydrolase has protein sequence MKSLFRIGLTLVLLITLCLPAVPAQAASYQVIVTSTIGANIRSKPSTSSSATITRRAPYKAKFTAVSYSNGWYKIKDGSAYRYLSNQVAKKVTTSSVKTYKIIIYSTAGANVRTSPSTASSKNIKRHATYKSKFNAVSYSNGWYKVKGKTNYYYVSNQVARKLTTSSPAPASGSYPVASMRYFKLGSSGYELTKESFARRYPASTTKLLTALVAYDAAAKKGTLDQTFTLTYSMLSVPAGSSSAGFRSGDKVTMRQLLNGMLIRSGNDAAKAIAVRTGGSESNFVSMMNSRAKAIGMSASHFMNPHGFYHPSHYTTAADMQKLANTYAKYSYLMTVSGRKSFQTTVKGPYARTLTWYHTNTSLPGDTRVYASKTGYTPESAYTRVFFIKKGSTRYGLVTLKGTLPQTETTLRSVLNR, from the coding sequence ATGAAATCATTATTCAGGATTGGTTTGACGCTCGTCCTACTTATTACGTTATGTCTCCCGGCCGTTCCTGCCCAAGCAGCAAGCTACCAGGTCATCGTCACGTCGACGATTGGAGCGAACATCCGGTCGAAGCCGAGTACAAGCTCATCTGCAACCATTACCCGTCGTGCTCCGTATAAAGCTAAATTCACAGCGGTCTCCTATTCGAACGGTTGGTACAAAATCAAAGATGGAAGTGCCTATCGGTATCTGTCGAATCAAGTCGCTAAAAAGGTGACAACAAGTTCCGTCAAGACATATAAAATCATCATTTACTCGACGGCCGGCGCAAACGTCCGCACGTCACCAAGTACAGCTTCCTCTAAAAATATCAAGCGGCATGCTACATACAAGTCAAAGTTCAATGCCGTTTCCTATTCGAATGGCTGGTATAAGGTCAAAGGGAAAACGAACTACTATTATGTTTCGAACCAAGTCGCCAGAAAGCTGACGACGAGCTCTCCTGCTCCAGCGAGCGGCAGTTATCCGGTTGCTTCGATGCGTTATTTCAAGCTTGGATCATCCGGTTATGAACTGACGAAAGAAAGCTTTGCCCGCCGTTACCCTGCGAGTACGACAAAATTATTGACGGCCCTTGTCGCTTATGACGCGGCTGCAAAAAAGGGGACACTCGATCAGACATTTACACTGACGTATTCGATGTTGTCTGTTCCTGCCGGCAGCAGCTCCGCTGGTTTCCGATCGGGTGACAAAGTCACGATGCGTCAACTGTTAAACGGGATGCTGATCCGGTCAGGCAACGATGCCGCGAAAGCCATCGCGGTCCGTACGGGCGGTTCGGAGTCGAACTTCGTTTCCATGATGAACAGCCGAGCGAAAGCAATCGGCATGTCGGCCAGTCATTTCATGAATCCACACGGCTTCTATCATCCAAGCCACTATACGACGGCGGCGGATATGCAGAAGCTTGCCAATACCTATGCCAAGTACAGTTATCTGATGACGGTCAGCGGACGTAAGTCGTTCCAGACGACCGTTAAAGGACCGTATGCCCGGACGTTGACGTGGTATCACACGAACACGTCACTTCCAGGTGATACGCGTGTCTATGCAAGCAAGACCGGTTACACTCCGGAATCTGCTTATACACGGGTCTTCTTCATTAAAAAAGGTTCAACACGTTACGGTCTCGTCACGTTAAAAGGGACCCTTCCTCAAACAGAAACGACGTTACGTTCCGTCCTTAATCGTTAA
- a CDS encoding GNAT family N-acetyltransferase, with the protein MMSLSNERLIHDPLEWDALVARYGLDCYYEYAYFELAQEPEAVPEMYIHPSESGVLIYPYLKRKITGTPFQDLTTPYGYGGPVFVGRWSSDQVEDIRRHFLDYCHAERIVSETIRFHPLLENQELGQVWCETTTVLQQTVTVDLTDSFETIESRFSSMTRRNIKKAIREDVTVRVAGQDEYDRFIRLYRLTMDKHQADARYYFTDHYFHQFQDGRLPAELLVAEREGKIIAGCIVLYGQQFAHYHLGASDPAELAARPNHLLFAEMIRRAKALGKTALHLGGGTTRNENDSLLAYKRSFSHRQTSYTLGTSVLHPLLYRQLSEQHLTHHIPSSQDWFPAYRTPVRQLSPREEQSL; encoded by the coding sequence ATGATGTCGCTAAGCAATGAACGTCTGATTCACGATCCCTTGGAATGGGATGCCCTTGTCGCCCGATATGGACTTGATTGTTATTATGAATACGCTTACTTTGAACTGGCGCAAGAACCGGAAGCGGTACCCGAGATGTACATTCATCCTTCCGAGTCCGGTGTGCTGATTTATCCGTACTTGAAACGTAAAATAACCGGCACACCGTTTCAAGACTTAACGACTCCATACGGATACGGCGGACCGGTCTTCGTCGGACGCTGGTCGAGCGATCAAGTCGAGGATATCCGCCGCCACTTTCTCGATTATTGTCACGCGGAACGGATTGTCAGCGAAACGATTCGTTTTCATCCGCTCCTTGAAAATCAGGAACTTGGACAGGTTTGGTGTGAGACGACGACAGTTCTGCAACAGACGGTGACGGTCGATCTGACCGATTCGTTTGAGACGATTGAAAGTCGGTTCTCTTCGATGACACGGCGGAACATCAAAAAAGCCATTCGGGAAGACGTGACGGTCCGGGTCGCGGGACAGGACGAATATGACCGTTTCATCCGGCTTTACCGGCTGACGATGGACAAACACCAGGCCGATGCCCGTTATTACTTCACCGACCATTACTTTCACCAGTTTCAGGATGGGCGACTGCCGGCCGAATTATTGGTCGCTGAGCGAGAAGGAAAGATCATTGCCGGTTGTATCGTTCTCTACGGTCAACAGTTTGCACATTATCATCTCGGTGCATCCGATCCGGCGGAACTGGCAGCCCGTCCGAATCATCTTCTGTTCGCTGAAATGATCCGCCGTGCCAAGGCACTCGGAAAAACGGCCCTTCATCTTGGAGGAGGAACGACGCGGAACGAGAACGACAGCCTGCTCGCCTATAAACGTTCCTTCAGCCATCGCCAGACATCGTATACGCTCGGGACATCAGTGCTCCATCCTTTACTGTACCGGCAATTATCCGAACAGCATCTCACACACCACATCCCGTCGTCGCAAGACTGGTTTCCGGCATACCGGACACCTGTCCGCCAACTGTCACCAAGGGAGGAGCAGTCATTATGA
- a CDS encoding Gfo/Idh/MocA family protein yields the protein MKIAIIGLGDIAQKAYLPVYAERTDLEVYLVSTDQEKAERLRNAYRFAGTLSSLEDVIKEGIQVAMIHSATKAHAEQAKQLLTAGVHLYIDKPVSLEVAEVRALTEQAEEQGLHFITGFNRRFASAHRTLLEVEEPNLVVMQKNRTSFIEDAKTFIFDDFVHVADTLRFLTGRGEIEQLQVRGKKVDGLLHHVTIQFESNGITAIGIMNRNNGVTEERVEVMGPNEKRIATDVTSVERLTKAGTLRLPLDNWEPTLHRRGFVEMVDAFIETVHGHPSASVTGKDSLATHELCAEIVSRLDAL from the coding sequence ATGAAGATTGCAATAATTGGTTTAGGCGATATCGCTCAAAAGGCATATTTACCGGTCTATGCGGAGCGGACGGACTTAGAGGTCTATCTTGTTTCAACGGATCAGGAAAAAGCAGAACGGTTACGGAACGCTTACCGGTTTGCCGGAACATTGTCTTCACTCGAAGACGTGATCAAAGAGGGGATTCAAGTCGCGATGATTCACTCAGCAACGAAAGCCCACGCGGAACAAGCGAAACAGCTGCTGACGGCAGGTGTCCATCTCTACATTGATAAACCGGTCTCGCTCGAAGTCGCGGAAGTCCGGGCCTTAACAGAACAGGCGGAAGAACAAGGACTGCATTTCATCACCGGCTTCAATCGCCGGTTTGCATCAGCACATCGAACTTTACTTGAAGTCGAAGAACCGAATCTGGTCGTCATGCAAAAAAACCGGACATCCTTCATCGAAGATGCGAAGACCTTCATTTTTGATGACTTCGTCCATGTCGCGGATACACTTCGATTCCTGACGGGACGAGGTGAAATCGAACAGTTGCAAGTCCGCGGTAAAAAAGTCGATGGGTTGTTGCATCACGTGACGATTCAATTCGAATCGAACGGTATCACGGCGATCGGCATCATGAACCGGAACAACGGCGTGACGGAAGAACGCGTCGAAGTAATGGGACCAAATGAAAAACGGATTGCGACAGATGTGACGTCGGTGGAACGGCTGACGAAAGCCGGTACGTTGCGTCTTCCGCTCGATAACTGGGAGCCGACGCTTCACCGTCGCGGATTCGTTGAGATGGTAGATGCGTTCATCGAAACCGTCCACGGACATCCGTCAGCATCTGTCACGGGGAAAGATAGCCTGGCGACGCACGAGCTGTGTGCGGAAATCGTCAGTCGACTGGATGCATTGTAA
- a CDS encoding LCP family protein, translating to MKKWTWLIITVVGIGLLVFFGSGGYIQQADHPTSKQAEVADSTHVEATTQSQPAKASKSKPANQQKALSFLLLGVDQRGDEAGRSDTIIVVTVNPATGESKMLSIPRDLKTEIIGVGSNDKINHAYAFGGPEMARDTVEHLLDLRIDYFAEINLKGFTDLVDAVDGVTVENDINFSYYEMQFPKGPVSLNGKEALAYARMRHDDPRGDFGRQIRQRQVVQAAADKLTADFSLTRFNDVLTALGKNVKTDIPFPVVRKLATDYRDSLKQVETLSLEGSGGIESDQIYYWHPTAASLKQVRTELQKELK from the coding sequence ATGAAAAAATGGACGTGGCTGATCATAACAGTGGTTGGTATCGGGTTACTCGTTTTTTTCGGATCAGGTGGGTACATCCAGCAGGCAGATCATCCGACGAGCAAGCAGGCGGAGGTGGCCGATTCGACACATGTCGAGGCGACGACTCAATCTCAACCGGCAAAAGCCTCGAAGAGCAAACCGGCAAATCAACAAAAGGCGTTGTCGTTTTTATTGCTTGGTGTGGATCAAAGGGGAGACGAAGCAGGACGGAGCGATACGATCATCGTCGTCACGGTTAATCCGGCAACCGGCGAAAGCAAGATGCTCAGCATCCCCCGCGACTTGAAGACGGAAATCATCGGTGTCGGTTCGAACGATAAAATCAATCATGCCTATGCTTTCGGAGGTCCGGAAATGGCACGGGATACGGTCGAGCATCTACTCGATCTGCGAATCGACTACTTCGCCGAAATCAATCTCAAGGGGTTCACCGATTTAGTCGATGCCGTTGATGGAGTGACCGTTGAAAATGATATTAATTTTTCCTATTATGAGATGCAGTTCCCGAAAGGTCCAGTGTCACTGAACGGAAAGGAAGCTCTTGCGTATGCCCGGATGCGTCACGATGATCCGCGGGGGGACTTTGGACGGCAAATCCGGCAACGGCAGGTCGTTCAGGCCGCCGCAGATAAACTGACGGCTGATTTTTCCTTGACGCGTTTTAACGATGTGTTGACGGCACTCGGTAAAAATGTCAAAACGGATATCCCGTTCCCGGTCGTCCGGAAGCTTGCGACCGATTACCGGGACAGTTTGAAACAAGTCGAGACGTTGTCGCTTGAAGGAAGCGGCGGCATTGAGTCGGATCAGATCTATTACTGGCATCCGACAGCCGCTTCGCTGAAGCAGGTCCGGACCGAGTTGCAAAAGGAACTGAAATGA
- a CDS encoding glycosyltransferase family 4 protein, whose amino-acid sequence MATLKILQVCALDTTAETMLQPLLLALQNAGHEVGIACADTGAASKLAAQGFTMHDIPIERKIDWTSNWKTIRSIVQILKTEQYDAVHVHTPVAAALGRVAAKRAGTKHIVYTAHGFYFHEKMGRVTYQLTYSVEKWLARFATDYLLLQSQEDYELANRKRFKNTTRLMHLGNGIDLTRFYPRPRQTTGPFTFLFIGRIVEEKGILELLNAFEQVVAVQSDVRLMIAGEMMESERDQTTKHTFRKRIREIPNIDYLGFVEDVPELLHQVDAFVLPSHREGVPRSIIEAMATAKPVIATNIRGCREEVVDGKTGYLVEVQDETQLARRMLNLVEQPDVASEMGRAGFERAMKHFNEADVIKRQLNLFSNL is encoded by the coding sequence ATGGCGACTTTAAAAATTCTTCAGGTCTGCGCCCTCGATACGACGGCCGAGACGATGTTACAACCGTTGCTGTTAGCCTTGCAAAATGCCGGACATGAAGTCGGCATTGCCTGTGCCGACACCGGGGCAGCATCGAAACTCGCGGCGCAAGGATTTACGATGCACGACATTCCAATCGAACGGAAAATCGACTGGACGAGTAACTGGAAGACGATTCGTTCAATCGTCCAGATTTTAAAGACCGAACAATATGACGCCGTGCATGTGCACACGCCGGTCGCGGCAGCCCTTGGCCGGGTCGCGGCGAAGCGGGCCGGCACGAAACATATCGTCTATACGGCACACGGTTTTTATTTTCACGAAAAGATGGGACGTGTCACCTACCAGCTGACGTATTCCGTCGAGAAATGGCTGGCACGGTTCGCGACCGATTATCTGTTGCTCCAAAGTCAGGAAGACTACGAACTGGCGAACCGGAAACGGTTCAAAAATACGACCCGCCTGATGCACCTCGGGAACGGGATTGATTTAACCCGGTTTTATCCACGTCCCCGCCAAACGACCGGACCGTTCACGTTTTTATTCATCGGGCGGATCGTCGAAGAAAAAGGAATTCTCGAACTGTTGAACGCTTTCGAACAGGTTGTCGCGGTCCAATCGGACGTCCGGTTGATGATTGCCGGTGAGATGATGGAAAGCGAACGCGATCAGACGACGAAACATACGTTCAGGAAACGGATCCGGGAAATCCCGAACATCGATTATCTCGGTTTCGTCGAAGATGTACCGGAACTGTTGCATCAAGTCGATGCGTTCGTGTTACCGTCGCACCGCGAAGGTGTTCCCCGCTCAATCATCGAAGCGATGGCGACGGCGAAACCGGTCATTGCGACAAACATCCGCGGCTGTCGGGAAGAAGTAGTCGACGGCAAAACCGGTTATCTGGTCGAGGTACAGGATGAAACACAACTGGCCCGGCGGATGCTGAATCTGGTCGAACAGCCGGACGTCGCGTCTGAAATGGGACGGGCCGGATTCGAACGGGCGATGAAACACTTTAACGAAGCAGATGTCATCAAGCGGCAACTCAATCTCTTTTCGAACTTATGA